In a single window of the Pelagibacterium sp. 26DY04 genome:
- the kdpB gene encoding potassium-transporting ATPase subunit KdpB — MSQAKAASIFDARILVPALGDAIRKLDPRTLARNPVMFVVAVVSLLTTVLFLKDILGGGGDPGFSAQIIVWLWFTVLFANFAEAVAEGRGKAQADSLRQTRSETEAKLLSAPDAADYTRIPGASLKQGDIVLVEAGDIIPSDGEVIEGIASVNEAAITGESAPVLRESGGDRSAVTGGTQVLSDWIKVRITAAAGSTFIDRMISLVEGAERQKTPNEIALNVLLAGLTLIFVLATATIPAFAAYAGGSIPVIVLVALFVTLIPTTIGALVSAIGIAGMDRLVRFNVLAMSGRAVEAAGDVDTLLLDKTGTITLGNRQATEFRPVAGVTEADLADAAQLSSLADETPEGRSVVVLAKERYGIRGRDMASLHASFVPFTAQTRMSGIDFEGASIRKGAVDAIVRYLDSLGQSHAQTAAIREVQAIAGEIAKAGGTPLAVIRNGKPLGVIALKDIVKGGIRERFAELRRMGIRTVMITGDNPMTAAAIAAEAGVDDFLAEATPENKLTLIREEQAKGKLVAMCGDGTNDAPALAQADVGVAMNTGTVAAREAGNMIDLDSDPTKLIEIVEIGKQLLMTRGALTTFSISNDVAKYFAVLPAMFVGLYPQLDALNIMGLSSPQSAILSAIIFNALIIVALIPLSLRGVAYRAVGAGALLRRNLLIFGLGGLVVPFAGIKLIDMLVSVLGLA; from the coding sequence ATGAGCCAAGCCAAAGCGGCGAGCATCTTTGATGCCCGTATCCTTGTCCCTGCCCTGGGGGATGCAATCAGAAAACTCGATCCGCGAACCCTGGCGCGCAATCCGGTGATGTTCGTGGTCGCTGTGGTTTCGCTGCTGACCACCGTGCTGTTCCTCAAGGACATTCTCGGAGGTGGCGGCGATCCGGGCTTTTCGGCCCAGATCATCGTCTGGCTGTGGTTCACGGTCCTTTTCGCCAATTTTGCCGAGGCTGTGGCCGAGGGGCGCGGCAAGGCACAGGCCGACTCACTGCGCCAGACGCGCAGCGAGACCGAAGCCAAGCTTCTTAGCGCTCCCGACGCCGCGGACTACACCCGTATCCCGGGCGCCAGTCTCAAGCAGGGCGACATCGTGCTGGTCGAAGCGGGTGACATCATCCCTTCGGACGGCGAGGTGATCGAGGGCATCGCCTCGGTCAACGAGGCGGCGATCACCGGCGAATCCGCGCCCGTGCTCAGGGAATCGGGCGGCGACCGGTCGGCGGTGACCGGCGGCACGCAGGTTCTGTCGGACTGGATCAAGGTGCGCATTACCGCCGCCGCCGGCTCGACCTTCATCGACAGGATGATTTCGCTCGTCGAAGGCGCCGAGCGGCAGAAGACGCCCAATGAAATCGCCCTCAACGTGCTGCTGGCCGGCCTGACGCTGATCTTCGTGCTCGCGACCGCCACGATCCCGGCCTTTGCCGCCTATGCGGGCGGATCGATTCCGGTGATCGTGCTGGTGGCGCTGTTCGTGACGCTCATCCCCACCACCATCGGCGCGCTGGTGTCGGCCATCGGCATTGCGGGCATGGACCGGCTCGTGCGCTTCAACGTGCTCGCCATGTCGGGCCGGGCGGTGGAGGCGGCGGGAGACGTCGATACGCTGCTCCTGGACAAGACCGGCACCATCACCCTGGGCAATCGCCAGGCCACCGAGTTCCGTCCGGTGGCCGGGGTGACCGAGGCGGATCTGGCCGATGCGGCACAGCTTTCCTCCCTGGCCGATGAAACCCCCGAAGGACGCTCGGTCGTGGTCCTTGCCAAGGAGCGCTACGGCATAAGAGGCCGCGACATGGCCAGCCTTCACGCCAGCTTCGTGCCCTTCACCGCCCAGACGCGGATGAGCGGGATCGACTTCGAAGGCGCCTCGATCCGCAAGGGAGCCGTCGATGCGATCGTGAGATATCTCGATAGCCTCGGACAGTCGCATGCCCAGACAGCGGCGATCCGCGAGGTTCAGGCCATAGCTGGCGAGATCGCCAAGGCCGGGGGCACCCCGCTCGCCGTGATCCGCAACGGCAAGCCACTGGGCGTCATCGCGCTCAAGGATATCGTCAAGGGGGGCATCCGCGAACGCTTCGCGGAATTGCGGCGCATGGGCATCCGCACGGTGATGATCACCGGCGACAACCCAATGACCGCCGCCGCGATCGCCGCCGAAGCCGGGGTCGACGATTTCCTTGCCGAGGCCACTCCTGAAAACAAGCTCACCCTGATCCGCGAGGAACAGGCCAAGGGCAAGCTCGTCGCCATGTGCGGGGACGGCACCAATGACGCGCCGGCACTGGCCCAGGCCGATGTCGGCGTGGCGATGAACACCGGCACCGTGGCGGCCCGCGAGGCGGGCAACATGATCGATCTCGATTCCGACCCCACAAAGCTCATCGAGATCGTGGAAATCGGCAAGCAATTGCTGATGACGCGCGGGGCGCTCACCACCTTCTCGATCTCCAACGACGTGGCCAAATATTTCGCGGTTCTGCCGGCGATGTTCGTGGGGCTCTATCCGCAACTGGATGCGCTCAACATCATGGGCCTTTCCTCCCCGCAAAGCGCCATCCTTTCGGCCATCATCTTCAACGCGCTGATCATCGTGGCGCTGATCCCGCTCTCGCTTCGCGGGGTCGCCTACCGGGCCGTGGGGGCCGGAGCCCTGCTGCGGCGCAATCTGCTCATCTTCGGGCTGGGCGGTCTCGTCGTGCCGTTCGCCGGCATAAAGCTCATCGACATGCTCGTTTCCGTCCTCGGCCTCGCCTGA
- the kdpA gene encoding potassium-transporting ATPase subunit KdpA gives MSFHSLLFAVLIIGGTALLSFPLGRYMAWAMDPADGGRSGQITRLFQGLGGQAAERSQDWKRYALSLLAFNAVMFLVTFAILAFQQALPLNPDGKGGLEASLIFNTAASFTTNTNLQHYSGEVSLSYLSQLAGLMWLQFVSAATGIAALAALARGLAGRGLGNFFVDLQRAAFLVLFPAAFVLAVLLALGGVPMTFEGAVTATTLEGVQQTIARGPVAAFVAIKQLGSNGGGWFGPNSTHPLENPTFWTNGLQMIAIILIPMACVWMFGRIIGRLRHAALLFSVMMGFMVVLAAGALVFEAAPTQAFAGLPVDASVGNLEGKEMRFGPAGGPLWSVLTTSTSNGSVGAMHDSLNPLSGLIPMIGMWLNETYGGVGVGMINMFLYIVLGVFIAGMMIGRTPEYLGWRIEAREVKLALFALVSQSALILIGTAVFATTPWGIGSLNNTGPHGFSEILYEFTSAAANNGSGFEGLADNTVPWNVATAIVMLFARFIPIILPLAIVGSLAAKRRSTESSGTLSVEGGTFATLLGAVVVVLGALTFLPAATLGPIAEHLIFID, from the coding sequence ATGTCTTTCCATTCTCTCCTGTTTGCCGTCCTCATCATCGGTGGAACGGCCCTGCTGTCCTTCCCGCTCGGGCGCTACATGGCCTGGGCCATGGACCCTGCCGATGGGGGGCGGTCCGGCCAAATCACGCGCCTCTTCCAGGGGCTGGGCGGCCAAGCGGCCGAACGCTCGCAGGACTGGAAGCGCTATGCGCTTTCGCTGCTGGCGTTCAACGCGGTGATGTTTTTGGTGACCTTCGCCATCCTCGCCTTCCAGCAGGCCCTGCCGCTCAATCCCGACGGCAAGGGCGGGCTCGAAGCGAGCCTCATCTTCAACACGGCGGCCTCGTTCACCACCAACACCAATCTCCAGCACTATTCGGGCGAAGTGTCGCTGAGCTATCTCAGCCAGCTTGCGGGCCTGATGTGGCTGCAATTCGTCTCGGCCGCCACGGGCATAGCGGCGCTTGCCGCGCTGGCGCGCGGGCTGGCCGGAAGGGGGCTGGGCAATTTCTTCGTCGACCTGCAGCGGGCCGCCTTCCTGGTCCTGTTTCCCGCCGCCTTCGTGCTGGCGGTCCTTCTCGCCCTGGGCGGAGTGCCCATGACGTTCGAGGGCGCCGTTACCGCGACCACGCTCGAAGGCGTGCAGCAGACCATCGCGCGCGGCCCGGTCGCCGCTTTCGTCGCCATCAAGCAGCTCGGCTCCAATGGCGGTGGCTGGTTCGGACCCAACAGCACGCATCCGCTGGAAAACCCCACCTTCTGGACCAATGGGTTGCAGATGATCGCGATCATCCTCATCCCCATGGCCTGCGTATGGATGTTCGGGCGGATCATCGGCCGCTTGCGCCATGCGGCGCTGCTGTTTTCGGTGATGATGGGGTTTATGGTGGTGCTGGCCGCCGGCGCGCTGGTGTTCGAAGCCGCGCCCACCCAGGCCTTTGCCGGCCTGCCGGTCGATGCATCGGTCGGCAATCTCGAAGGCAAGGAGATGCGTTTCGGGCCGGCGGGCGGTCCGCTCTGGTCGGTGCTCACCACCTCGACCTCGAACGGTTCGGTGGGGGCGATGCACGATAGCCTCAACCCGCTTTCGGGGCTCATCCCCATGATCGGCATGTGGCTCAACGAGACCTATGGCGGGGTCGGCGTGGGCATGATCAACATGTTCCTCTATATCGTTCTGGGCGTCTTCATCGCCGGCATGATGATCGGGCGCACGCCCGAATATCTGGGCTGGCGGATCGAGGCGCGGGAGGTCAAGCTCGCGCTTTTCGCCCTCGTCTCGCAAAGCGCGCTGATCCTTATCGGCACGGCGGTCTTTGCGACGACGCCCTGGGGGATTGGGAGCCTCAACAATACCGGCCCGCACGGGTTCAGCGAGATTCTTTACGAGTTCACCTCGGCGGCCGCCAATAACGGTTCGGGTTTCGAGGGGCTCGCGGACAATACCGTGCCCTGGAACGTCGCGACGGCAATCGTGATGCTTTTCGCCCGCTTCATTCCCATCATCCTGCCGCTGGCCATCGTGGGCTCGCTCGCCGCCAAGCGCCGCAGCACCGAATCGAGCGGCACGCTGAGCGTGGAGGGCGGAACCTTCGCCACCCTGCTTGGGGCCGTGGTGGTGGTTTTGGGCGCCCTCACCTTCCTTCCGGCGGCGACCCTGGGGCCGATCGCCGAACATCTGATCTTCATCGATTGA
- a CDS encoding potassium-transporting ATPase subunit C, with protein sequence MHAFLASLRVAAATMVVCVGVYTSAVWALAQGVAPDAANGSLIVAEDGTVIGSRQVAQGFTEPGYFWPRPSAVDYNGAGAGGSNKSPASADLADRAAQTVTEHGAATDRPLPADLAAASGSGLDPHISEAGARYQVARIAAARDIDPAGIERLIDIAAFAAGGILSQDRIVNVLELNLALDAL encoded by the coding sequence ATGCACGCCTTTTTGGCAAGTCTGCGCGTCGCGGCCGCAACCATGGTGGTCTGCGTCGGCGTCTATACGAGCGCGGTCTGGGCGCTGGCCCAGGGGGTGGCGCCGGACGCCGCCAACGGTTCGCTGATCGTTGCCGAGGACGGCACGGTGATCGGCAGCCGGCAGGTGGCGCAGGGCTTCACCGAGCCGGGCTATTTCTGGCCGCGCCCATCGGCGGTCGACTACAACGGCGCGGGCGCCGGCGGCAGCAACAAATCGCCGGCCAGCGCGGACCTCGCCGACCGCGCGGCGCAAACGGTGACCGAGCATGGCGCGGCCACCGACCGGCCGTTGCCGGCCGATCTCGCCGCTGCGTCCGGTTCGGGGCTCGACCCCCATATCTCGGAAGCGGGCGCGCGCTATCAGGTGGCCCGTATCGCCGCGGCGCGCGATATCGATCCGGCAGGGATCGAACGGTTGATCGATATCGCGGCCTTTGCAGCGGGCGGTATCTTGAGCCAAGATCGCATCGTCAACGTGTTAGAGCTCAACCTGGCGCTCGACGCGCTTTGA